A genomic region of Manihot esculenta cultivar AM560-2 chromosome 15, M.esculenta_v8, whole genome shotgun sequence contains the following coding sequences:
- the LOC110601550 gene encoding protein trichome birefringence-like 11 isoform X2, with translation MSKNPSQQDHETVQFSEIFKKFKRLRLFEPSVGVLGFFLVTVCVICCFFYLDFKSVINKGYRVPGKSERFMWLQINGLGPSRRLEFWGQEGDGCDVFDGDWVWDDSYPLYHSKDCSFLDEGFRCTENGRPDLFYTKWRWQPKHCNLPRFDAKMMLEKLRNKRLVFAGDSIGRNQWESLLCMLSSAVPNKDSIYEVNGSPITKHKGFLIFRFQDYNCTVEYYRAPFLVLQSRPPAGVPRNVRLTLKLDQMDWNSGKWRDTDVLVLNMGHWWNYDKTIRGGTYFQEGTEVKLEMGVEQAYHRSIETVLQWIHNEVNTSKTHVFFRTFAPVHFSVWKLLLSDLCRGERGSPRDIELSPSYLDCCSNSFQGCILFQTTCLSS, from the exons ATGTCTAAGAACCCATCTCAGCAGGACCATGAAACGGTGCAATTCTCTGAAATCTTTAAGAAATTCAAGCGTTTGAGACTTTTTGAACCGTCTGTAGGTGTTTTGGGGTTCTTTTTGGTTACAGTTTGTGTGATTTGTTGCTTCTTTTATTTAGATTTCAAGTCTGTAATTAATAAGGGGTATAGAGTTCCTGGTAAATCAGAGAGGTTTATGTGGTTGCAGATTAATGGGTTAGGTCCGAGTAGAAGACTTGAGTTTTGGGGACAGGAGGGTGATGGGTGTGATGTGTTTGATGGGGATTGGGTATGGGACGACAGTTACCCTTTGTATCATTCTAAGGATTGCAGCTTCTTGGATGAGGGGTTCAGGTGCACCGAAAATGGCAGGCCTGATTTGTTCTATACCAAATGGAGATGGCAACCCAAGCACTGCAACTTGCCCAG ATTTGATGCTAAAATGATGTTGGAGAAACTGCGCAACAAACGGCTAGTGTTTGCTGGAGATTCAATTGGAAGAAATCAATGGGAGTCCCTTCTGTGCATGCTGTCTTCTGCAGTTCCTAATAAGGACTCAATCTACGAAGTGAATGGAAGTCCAATCACCAAGCATAAAGGATTTTTGATTTTCAGGTTTCAGGATTATAATTGCACTGTGGAGTACTATAGAGCTCCATTTCTTGTATTGCAGAGTCGGCCTCCTGCTGGTGTTCCAAGAAATGTTAGACTAACACTAAAATTGGATCAAATGGATTGGAACTCTGGCAAGTGGAGAGATACTGACGTGCTGGTCCTCAACATGGGCCATTGGTGGAACTATGATAAAACCATAAGAGG AGGTACCTACTTTCAAGAAGGGACAGAGGTGAAATTGGAAATGGGAGTTGAACAGGCATATCACAGGTCAATTGAGACTGTATTGCAATGGATACACAATGAAGTGAATACAAGCAAGACCCACGTTTTCTTCCGTACATTTGCCCCTGTGCATTTCAG TGTTTGGAAGCTATTGCTCTCAGACCTCTGTAGAGGTGAAAGGGGCTCCCCCAGGGATATTGAACTAAGCCCAAGTTATCTTGACTGCTGCAGTAATTCATTTCAGGGGTGTATTTTGTTTCAAACAACTTGTTTGAGTTCTTGA
- the LOC110602683 gene encoding nuclear transcription factor Y subunit C-9, with product MDQRGRGQPSAAAEVGSRAPVPYGISAYQSNQMGPSATGPLQSAAQPSGGTASQAQLAQHQLAYQHIHQQQQEQLQQQLQTFWTNQYQEIEQTTDFKNHSLPLARIKKIMKADEDVRMISAEAPVIFARACEMFILELTLRSWNHTEENKRRTLQKNDIAAAITRTEIFDFLVDIVPREDLKDEVLASVPRGSLPVAGPAEAMPYYYMSPQFAPQITAPGKSVGQPVVDQNLYVQHARPYVTHPIWPQQQQQPPADS from the coding sequence ATGGATCAGCGTGGGCGCGGGCAGCCTTCTGCAGCAGCTGAGGTTGGAAGTAGGGCTCCAGTTCCATACGGCATATCAGCATATCAATCTAACCAGATGGGGCCTTCTGCCACGGGACCACTTCAATCTGCTGCTCAGCCGTCAGGTGGCACTGCATCTCAGGCGCAGCTTGCTCAGCACCAACTTGCTTATCAGCATATCCACCAGCAACAGCAAGAACAACTACAGCAGCAACTCCAGACTTTTTGGACAAATCAATACCAAGAAATTGAGCAGACAACTGATTTTAAGAATCACAGTCTGCCATTAGCTAGGATTAAGAAGATTATGAAGGCAGATGAAGATGTAAGAATGATATCAGCTGAAGCTCCAGTCATATTTGCGAGAGCCTGTGAGATGTTCATTCTGGAATTGACGTTGCGGTCTTGGAATCATACAGAGGAGAACAAAAGGAGGACACTGCAAAAAAATGATATTGCTGCAGCAATTACAAGgacagaaatttttgattttctaGTTGATATTGTGCCAAGGGAGGATTTGAAAGATGAAGTGCTAGCATCAGTCCCAAGAGGAAGTCTTCCAGTTGCAGGCCCAGCTGAAGCTATGCCTTACTATTACATGTCACCTCAGTTCGCACCACAGATCACTGCTCCAGGGAAGAGTGTTGGTCAGCCTGTGGTGGATCAGAATCTCTATGTCCAACATGCTCGGCCTTATGTTACACATCCAATTTGGCCACAGCAACAACAGCAGCCGCCTGCAGACTCTTGA
- the LOC110601550 gene encoding protein trichome birefringence-like 11 isoform X1, translating into MSKNPSQQDHETVQFSEIFKKFKRLRLFEPSVGVLGFFLVTVCVICCFFYLDFKSVINKGYRVPGKSERFMWLQINGLGPSRRLEFWGQEGDGCDVFDGDWVWDDSYPLYHSKDCSFLDEGFRCTENGRPDLFYTKWRWQPKHCNLPRFDAKMMLEKLRNKRLVFAGDSIGRNQWESLLCMLSSAVPNKDSIYEVNGSPITKHKGFLIFRFQDYNCTVEYYRAPFLVLQSRPPAGVPRNVRLTLKLDQMDWNSGKWRDTDVLVLNMGHWWNYDKTIRGGTYFQEGTEVKLEMGVEQAYHRSIETVLQWIHNEVNTSKTHVFFRTFAPVHFRGGDWRSGGSCHLETLPELSSSLVPSQTWTQYKIAADVLSAHSNQELKFDILNITRMSAQRKDGHASVYYRHSQPTSFRRQDCSHWCLPGVPDSWNELLYALLLKHKAMKTYNISSYKAHSSD; encoded by the exons ATGTCTAAGAACCCATCTCAGCAGGACCATGAAACGGTGCAATTCTCTGAAATCTTTAAGAAATTCAAGCGTTTGAGACTTTTTGAACCGTCTGTAGGTGTTTTGGGGTTCTTTTTGGTTACAGTTTGTGTGATTTGTTGCTTCTTTTATTTAGATTTCAAGTCTGTAATTAATAAGGGGTATAGAGTTCCTGGTAAATCAGAGAGGTTTATGTGGTTGCAGATTAATGGGTTAGGTCCGAGTAGAAGACTTGAGTTTTGGGGACAGGAGGGTGATGGGTGTGATGTGTTTGATGGGGATTGGGTATGGGACGACAGTTACCCTTTGTATCATTCTAAGGATTGCAGCTTCTTGGATGAGGGGTTCAGGTGCACCGAAAATGGCAGGCCTGATTTGTTCTATACCAAATGGAGATGGCAACCCAAGCACTGCAACTTGCCCAG ATTTGATGCTAAAATGATGTTGGAGAAACTGCGCAACAAACGGCTAGTGTTTGCTGGAGATTCAATTGGAAGAAATCAATGGGAGTCCCTTCTGTGCATGCTGTCTTCTGCAGTTCCTAATAAGGACTCAATCTACGAAGTGAATGGAAGTCCAATCACCAAGCATAAAGGATTTTTGATTTTCAGGTTTCAGGATTATAATTGCACTGTGGAGTACTATAGAGCTCCATTTCTTGTATTGCAGAGTCGGCCTCCTGCTGGTGTTCCAAGAAATGTTAGACTAACACTAAAATTGGATCAAATGGATTGGAACTCTGGCAAGTGGAGAGATACTGACGTGCTGGTCCTCAACATGGGCCATTGGTGGAACTATGATAAAACCATAAGAGG AGGTACCTACTTTCAAGAAGGGACAGAGGTGAAATTGGAAATGGGAGTTGAACAGGCATATCACAGGTCAATTGAGACTGTATTGCAATGGATACACAATGAAGTGAATACAAGCAAGACCCACGTTTTCTTCCGTACATTTGCCCCTGTGCATTTCAG AGGTGGAGACTGGAGATCAGGGGGAAGCTGTCATTTGGAGACACTGCCGGAGCTTAGTTCATCATTGGTGCCATCTCAAACATGGACCCAATACAAAATAGCTGCTGATGTGCTATCAGCTCATTCAAACCAAGAACTGAAATTTGATATCCTGAATATAACCAGGATGTCTGCACAAAGGAAAGATGGGCATGCATCTGTATACTATCGGCATTCCCAACCCACGTCTTTTCGTCGACAAGACTGCAGCCATTGGTGCCTGCCTGGGGTCCCTGATTCATGGAATGAGCTCCTTTATGCATTGCTATTAAAGCACAAAGCAATGAAGACATACAACATATCCTCGTATAAAGCACACAGTTCTGattaa